A portion of the Stigmatella aurantiaca DW4/3-1 genome contains these proteins:
- the exoP gene encoding spore coat polysaccharide biosynthesis glycosyltransferase ExoP, producing MRRTEDIDLARRALRGRDLVVFSNDWDGDPLSKVHIMRILSRDNRVLWVNSIGNRAPKANAHDLQRIWKKLSSFTEGIREVEPNLFVLAPLAIPFYGSEMVRGANRELLRLQVKNAMRKLRFHRPISWSFLPASAPVSGTLGEEFVVYHCVDEFSAFSDTNGRHIAELEERLLRRANLVITSAERLRENKAKVNPNTVLVRHGVDFQHFVKACDASTPIPEDIANLPKPIIGFFGLMADWVDQEAMIATAKAHPEGSVVVIGKVAPDCDVSAMKAVPNIHFLGRKPYASLPGYSRAFDVALMPFTVNELTLNANPLKVREYLAAGLPVVSTDIPEVRKVGLCKIATSTEDFVRKVDECLAEGPGPDRTRAERIFHESWDARVEEIRSFVGEAMLKAGRGL from the coding sequence ATGCGGCGCACTGAAGACATCGACCTGGCTCGCCGGGCCCTCCGGGGACGGGACCTGGTCGTCTTCTCGAACGATTGGGACGGAGACCCTCTGTCCAAGGTCCACATCATGCGGATCCTCTCCCGGGACAACCGGGTGCTCTGGGTCAACAGCATCGGCAACCGCGCGCCCAAGGCCAACGCGCACGATCTCCAGCGCATCTGGAAGAAGCTCTCCTCCTTCACCGAGGGCATCCGGGAGGTGGAGCCCAACCTCTTCGTGCTGGCGCCCCTGGCGATTCCCTTCTACGGCTCGGAGATGGTGCGCGGCGCCAACCGGGAGCTCTTGCGGCTCCAGGTGAAAAACGCGATGCGCAAGCTGCGCTTCCACCGGCCCATCTCGTGGTCCTTCCTGCCGGCCTCCGCGCCCGTGTCGGGCACGCTCGGCGAGGAGTTCGTCGTCTACCACTGCGTGGATGAGTTCTCCGCGTTCAGCGACACCAACGGGCGCCACATCGCGGAGCTGGAGGAGCGGCTGCTGCGCCGCGCCAACCTCGTCATCACCTCCGCCGAGCGCCTGCGGGAGAACAAGGCCAAGGTCAACCCGAACACCGTGCTGGTGCGCCACGGCGTGGACTTCCAGCACTTCGTCAAGGCGTGCGATGCCTCCACGCCCATTCCGGAGGACATCGCGAACCTGCCCAAGCCCATCATCGGCTTCTTCGGGCTGATGGCCGACTGGGTGGACCAGGAGGCGATGATCGCCACGGCCAAGGCCCACCCCGAGGGCTCGGTCGTCGTCATCGGCAAGGTGGCGCCGGACTGCGACGTGTCCGCGATGAAGGCGGTGCCCAACATCCACTTCCTGGGGCGCAAGCCGTACGCGAGCTTGCCGGGCTACAGCCGCGCCTTCGATGTGGCGCTGATGCCCTTCACCGTCAACGAGCTGACCCTCAACGCCAACCCGTTGAAGGTGCGCGAGTACCTGGCCGCGGGCCTGCCGGTGGTGTCCACCGACATCCCCGAGGTGCGCAAGGTGGGGTTGTGCAAGATCGCCACCTCCACCGAGGACTTCGTCCGCAAGGTGGATGAATGCCTCGCCGAGGGGCCGGGCCCGGACCGGACACGCGCCGAGCGCATCTTCCACGAGAGCTGGGATGCCCGCGTGGAGGAGATCCGCTCCTTCGTGGGCGAGGCGATGCTCAAGGCGGGCCGGGGGCTGTAG
- a CDS encoding glycosyltransferase family 4 protein, whose amino-acid sequence MRVLLIGDYPPPHGGVAIHVQQLHQFLRGRDIEAKVLDIGKGGRPVPDVLPVQSLAGFGLRLAGFLSAGWTVHVHTSGNNTKSWLMAAAAGAPGPRAPRVITLHSGLLPGFLAGSRARRALARAALAGYARVVAVSEAVKEALVGCGVAEEKILVLPAFCASQVKPGLLTAAVELARTRRRPLLAMAHHPSPVYGRKVMFRALRLLADEHPDVGLAVFGPGTRAPEFARDAREARVAAHLEDLGELEHDEALGLLSRCDAFIRPTTHDGDSISVREALTLGVPCVASDVCTRPEGTYLFRAGQAPELAQRILQAIAEGPAQVSSPDAGPVLLELYEALASSRLSNERPMAATY is encoded by the coding sequence ATGCGCGTGCTCCTGATTGGGGATTACCCACCGCCGCATGGTGGGGTGGCGATTCACGTTCAACAACTTCATCAGTTTCTTCGCGGCCGGGACATCGAGGCGAAGGTGCTGGACATCGGGAAAGGCGGCCGGCCGGTTCCGGACGTGCTCCCTGTCCAGTCCCTCGCGGGGTTTGGTCTGCGGCTCGCGGGATTTTTGAGCGCTGGGTGGACGGTGCACGTCCACACCAGCGGCAACAACACGAAGTCCTGGCTGATGGCCGCCGCGGCTGGGGCGCCTGGGCCCCGCGCGCCGCGGGTCATCACCTTGCACTCGGGGCTGCTGCCCGGCTTCCTCGCGGGCTCCCGTGCCCGGAGGGCGTTGGCCCGTGCGGCGCTGGCGGGCTATGCGCGGGTGGTGGCGGTGTCGGAGGCGGTGAAGGAGGCGCTCGTGGGCTGCGGCGTGGCGGAGGAGAAGATCCTCGTGCTGCCGGCCTTCTGTGCCTCGCAGGTGAAGCCGGGGCTGCTGACGGCCGCGGTGGAGCTGGCCCGGACCCGGCGCAGGCCGCTGCTGGCCATGGCCCACCATCCTTCTCCCGTGTATGGGCGCAAGGTGATGTTCCGCGCGCTGAGGCTGCTCGCGGATGAGCACCCGGATGTGGGGCTGGCGGTCTTCGGCCCGGGGACTCGCGCCCCGGAGTTCGCCAGGGATGCGCGTGAGGCCCGGGTGGCCGCGCACCTGGAGGATCTGGGCGAGCTGGAGCACGACGAGGCGCTCGGCCTGCTGTCGCGGTGTGATGCCTTCATCCGACCCACGACGCACGATGGGGACTCCATCTCCGTGCGCGAGGCGTTGACGCTGGGGGTGCCCTGTGTGGCCAGCGATGTGTGCACCCGGCCGGAGGGGACCTATCTGTTCCGGGCGGGGCAGGCCCCGGAGCTCGCCCAGCGGATTCTCCAGGCGATCGCCGAGGGCCCCGCGCAGGTGAGTTCTCCCGACGCGGGGCCGGTGTTGCTCGAGCTGTACGAGGCGCTGGCGTCCTCGCGGCTCTCGAATGAACGGCCCATGGCGGCCACTTACTGA
- a CDS encoding serine O-acetyltransferase, translating to MGVDAMTLYRMARKLHLQKVPLLPSLLRKAIYYLHSSHIPFEAEIGEGTQVGYGGIGVVIHKATKIGRHCLISQQVTLGGRSGVEGAPVIGDYVRIGAGAKILGNIHIGDFAVIGANAVVLKDVAAATVVAGVPARVIRKDPDPLTTYQREMGLLPRAKERVHTPKDSLQ from the coding sequence ATGGGCGTGGATGCGATGACGTTGTACCGGATGGCGCGCAAGCTGCATCTTCAGAAGGTTCCGCTGCTGCCCAGCCTGCTGCGCAAGGCCATTTACTACCTGCACAGCTCGCACATTCCGTTCGAGGCGGAGATCGGTGAGGGCACGCAGGTGGGTTACGGCGGCATCGGGGTGGTCATCCACAAGGCCACGAAGATCGGCCGGCACTGCCTCATCTCCCAGCAGGTGACGCTGGGGGGCCGCTCGGGCGTCGAGGGCGCGCCGGTGATTGGCGACTACGTGCGCATCGGGGCCGGGGCGAAGATTCTCGGCAACATCCACATCGGTGACTTCGCGGTGATCGGCGCCAACGCCGTGGTGCTCAAGGATGTGGCCGCGGCCACCGTGGTTGCCGGTGTGCCGGCGCGGGTCATCCGCAAGGATCCGGATCCGCTCACCACTTATCAGCGCGAGATGGGGCTGCTACCCCGCGCGAAAGAACGCGTTCACACTCCCAAGGACTCGCTTCAGTAG